The Ferrimonas balearica DSM 9799 genome includes the window TCGCCTCGGCTTGCGGGTGTTTGAGCACCTGCACAGCCTGGATCTGGACTATCACCTGGGGCGCCAGACCGGCGGCATCTCGAGGGATATCGAGCGGGGCACCGCCGGCATCAGCTTCCTGATGCGCTTTATGGTGTTCAATATCGGCCCAACCCTGCTGGAGATCGCCATGGTGATGGGCCTCCTGTGGTGGAACTACCACCTTGGCTTTGCCCTGATCGTCGGTGTCGCGGTGGTGCTCTACATTACCTTCTCCGTCATTGCCACCGAGTGGCGCACCCACTTTGTCCGCGAGATGAACCAGGCCGAATCCCAGTCCAGCAGCCGTGCTGTGGACAGCCTGCTTAACTTCGAAACGGTGAAGTATTTCACCAACGAGGCGGAGGAGGCGCGCCTGTACGATCAGGGACTGGCCCAGTGGGAGTTGGCGCGGCGTAAAAACCGCTTGTCGCTGTTTGCGCTGAATGCCGGCCAGGCGCTGATCATCGCACTGGCAATGACTGCGGCGCTGATTCTGGCCGCCACGGATGTGATCAGCGGAGAGATGACGCTGGGGGACTTTGTCCTGATCAACGCCTTTATGATGCAGGTGTTTATGCCCCTTAACTTCCTCGGTTTTGTCTACCGGGAGATGAAGGGTGCCATGGCCAATATTGAGAAGCTGTTTGGCCTGCTCGACGTCAAAGCTAAGGTGGTCGATGGTCCCGAGGCCAAGCCCCTGCAGCCGGGGCCCGGGCGCATTGAGTTTGATGACGTGCGGTTCCAGTACCACCCGGACCGCCCAATTCTGAAAGGGATCCGTTTTACCGTTGAGCCGCGCCAGAAGGTCGCCATTGTCGGCAGCAGCGGGGCGGGTAAATCCACCCTGTTTAAGCTGTTGTTCCGGTTCTATGACGTCAGCGAAGGCGCCATTCGGATTGATGGGCAGGATCTCAGAAACGTCACCCAGCACTCTCTGCGCAGCGCCATCGGCGTGGTGCCGCAGGATACCGTGTTGTTTAACACCAGCATTCTGGAGAATGTCCGCTACGGTCGGGTTTCTGCCACCGATCAGGAGGTCTGGGAGGCGATCCGTCTGGCTCATCTGGATGGCTTTATCGAACGACTGCCGGAGGGCATCGATACCCTGGTGGGGGAGCGTGGACTGAAGCTGTCCGGTGGTGAGAAACAGCGGGTCGCCATTGCCCGGGCGCTGTTAAAACGGCCCCCCATTATGGTGTTTGATGAAGCCACTTCGTCGCTCGACAGTCACTCAGAAAAGAGCATTCTTACCGCCTTGCAGGAGGTGGCGTTGGAGCAAACCACACTGGTGATCGCCCACCGTCTCTCTACGGTGGTGGACGCCGACAGCATTGTGGTGCTGGAAGATGGGGAAGTGGTGGAGCAGGGCACCCACGACGCGTTGCTGCAACGCCAGGGGCACTATGCCCGTCTGTGGGCGCTGCAGCGGCAACAAGCGAGTTGATCGCTCTGCCAAAACGCCGCGTTTACGACCCTTTAATCTGGCGAACTGAGTGAATGAAGTGATGCAATCCACCCGGATACCAAGGGTTTGCAAAGGGCAATGCAACTGAATTATTGTGTGTCCTTACCTTTTATTTACAAGAGGGGACGTCTGGCGTGAGCAAGGAGCGCGTTCGCGAGACATTGTCTGAAAAACAGCTCAGTGAAATGGTGGAGTTGCTGTATCAGCAACTGCGCCAGCGCGCCCGTTCAGTCCGAAGCCGCCTTCCCCATTGCGCCACCATGGATTCCCGGGCGCTGATCCACGAAGCCTACGCCAAGATGGCGCAGGGCAACCATCAGTTCCACAGCGAAACCCACTTTCTGGCCACCGCCAGCACCGCGATGCGCCACGTGATGATCGATTACGTTCGGCAGAAAAACGCCGGGAAGCGTGACGATGATGGCGTCGAGCCCGCTCTGCTTATCCCCGAACAGGAGCAGGAGCGCCTGTTGGAGATCGACAAGGCATTGACGCGGTTTGAGCAGCATTACGAGCGCGAGCATAAGGTGGCGGTGTACCGCATCTTTGGCGGCATGACCCTGGAAGAGACCGCGCTGGCCGTCGGCGTCTCACTGGCAACGGTCAAGCGCGACTGGGCGTTTGCCCAGGCCTGGCTCTATAAGCAGATCGCCAGTTGACGGCCACAACCACGGACAAAAGGATTTGAACGTTGTCGAAGCCTGACGATATTCGCATCATGTTTGAGCGGGCAATGAACCTGCCCGAACCCATGAGAGCAGAGTGGATGGCCACTCTGGATCAAGTTACCCGCGATGAACTCACCGAGCTGCTCGATCACGCTGATGCCGGCCGCCACTACTTTAAGAGCCTGACCGGCTTTCTCTATGGCAGCGATGCGGACAGTCTCGAAGACCCGCTGGAGCTGCTGGGCAAAGAGATCGGCGGCTATACCGTCACGGAACTGCTGGGGCAGGGCGGGATGGGGGTGGTCTACAAAGGTTATGACCCTAAGCTGGAACGTTCGGTGGCGATCAAGCTGCTGGCACCGGGCCAGCACCTGTCTGATGTGGCACGCAGCCGTTTTCTGAGCGAAGCACAGCTGGTCAGCCGCCTTGATCACACCCACATCGGCATCCTCTACGGCCACGCCCTCACTCAGGAGGGGCTGGATGCCATGATCATGGCATTCTATGACGGCCAGACCCTCGACAAAGTGATTCAGGACGGTGCACTGACGGCCGACCAGTTGGTGACGATCTGCCGGGATGTGATTGAAGGGTTGAGCTACGCCCACGAGCAGGGCGTAATCCACAAGGACATCAAGCCCGCCAACCTGATGCTGCTGGGCAATGGCCAGATTAAGATCCTCGATTTCGGTGCCGCTGCCTACCTGGAACAGGAGCAGGAAGACACTGCGGTGCCGATAGGCACCACTGCCTATATGAGCCCGGAACAGATCCGGGCGGAACCCCTGACGCCGGCCACCGACTTCTGGTCGTTGGGGGTGGTGCTGTTCGAAGCGGCCATCGCTAATGGCTGGATTGAGCGGGTTAACGCCTTTACCTGGGCTCAGAATCCCGCCGCCAGTAGCCTGCGCGCGCCTGAAGAGGTCGAGCGGCTGCTGTTGGCGATGCTGCGGGTGGATCCGGAGCAACGGGCGCAGGCGGTGCGGCAGTTGGCTGAACCGACAGTGCCCACCGCCAATCAGGTGAAATTCGGGTTTACCCGAAAGGGGTGGCTTGGCGTGGCCGGTGCGACGTTGTTGAGCGTAGCCGGTGCCTTTGCCTGGTACGCGATGACGCCAACGGCGCTGCAATTGCCGGAACATCGCAAGCTGGCTCTGCACTTCGATCACGCTCAACCCATTGAAGCTGGCCTCGCCA containing:
- a CDS encoding ECF-type sigma factor; amino-acid sequence: MSKERVRETLSEKQLSEMVELLYQQLRQRARSVRSRLPHCATMDSRALIHEAYAKMAQGNHQFHSETHFLATASTAMRHVMIDYVRQKNAGKRDDDGVEPALLIPEQEQERLLEIDKALTRFEQHYEREHKVAVYRIFGGMTLEETALAVGVSLATVKRDWAFAQAWLYKQIAS
- a CDS encoding ABCB family ABC transporter ATP-binding protein/permease, with product MRTRTQTHVAFSEVNWGTLKSLLPYLMEFRTRVALALLCLVVAKVASVGLPFILKHVVDGLDGKGTSAVITLPLGLLVAYGAVRFSNVLFGELRDTLFGRVTERAMRRLGLRVFEHLHSLDLDYHLGRQTGGISRDIERGTAGISFLMRFMVFNIGPTLLEIAMVMGLLWWNYHLGFALIVGVAVVLYITFSVIATEWRTHFVREMNQAESQSSSRAVDSLLNFETVKYFTNEAEEARLYDQGLAQWELARRKNRLSLFALNAGQALIIALAMTAALILAATDVISGEMTLGDFVLINAFMMQVFMPLNFLGFVYREMKGAMANIEKLFGLLDVKAKVVDGPEAKPLQPGPGRIEFDDVRFQYHPDRPILKGIRFTVEPRQKVAIVGSSGAGKSTLFKLLFRFYDVSEGAIRIDGQDLRNVTQHSLRSAIGVVPQDTVLFNTSILENVRYGRVSATDQEVWEAIRLAHLDGFIERLPEGIDTLVGERGLKLSGGEKQRVAIARALLKRPPIMVFDEATSSLDSHSEKSILTALQEVALEQTTLVIAHRLSTVVDADSIVVLEDGEVVEQGTHDALLQRQGHYARLWALQRQQAS